The sequence AAGCAGGTCAGTCTGCGCCGTTGGTCGCCCTCTGAAGTAGTCGATCCAAACGCTCGAATCCACAAGAATCACTTGTCACGCCTCATGGCATCGAGATCGCCTTCCCAGGTAATCTTGCCGCGAAGCTTCCTAATCTCAGCTTGCTGCTTAAGCCGAAGCAAAGTCTTCAATCCAAGCTCCACGGCTTCGCGCTTGGTCCGCAAGCCAGTGGCACGCAGGGTGTCAGCCATGAGCTTGTCGTCGATCACGATGTTGGTTCGCATGATGTGCATACTTTCATTTCGGCATACACACTATACTTTGGCCGCGCGGTTAGAGCAAGGCACACCGCC comes from Piscinibacter sp. HJYY11 and encodes:
- a CDS encoding type II toxin-antitoxin system VapB family antitoxin, with the protein product MRTNIVIDDKLMADTLRATGLRTKREAVELGLKTLLRLKQQAEIRKLRGKITWEGDLDAMRRDK